In the genome of Rhodoplanes sp. Z2-YC6860, one region contains:
- a CDS encoding glycine-rich domain-containing protein, protein MLATANPAESAGRASTASLDFEAPYLIEKLVKDRLCANAEEADALFREVKRFLYLNRADRSRIWDMYSHRVDEVWHQFVLFTRQYMEFCERHYGIYLPHAPSNAPKPERGTFPDVPTATFAEFAARYETMYGEPLPDCWHDDRSVSLNRRVIDQRIGRLLMQETGGNLELLSGDGTVEFAINSIAVSAITFIAETGAFYVRELPGELTDEEKVALVTTLVQHRFLRVAG, encoded by the coding sequence ATGCTTGCGACCGCGAATCCTGCGGAGAGCGCCGGCAGGGCGAGCACCGCCTCGCTCGACTTCGAGGCGCCTTATCTGATCGAGAAGCTGGTGAAGGACCGCCTCTGCGCGAACGCGGAGGAAGCGGACGCGCTGTTCCGCGAGGTCAAGCGCTTCCTGTACCTGAACCGGGCCGACCGCAGCCGGATCTGGGACATGTACTCGCACCGCGTCGACGAGGTGTGGCACCAGTTCGTGCTGTTCACCCGGCAGTACATGGAGTTCTGCGAGCGCCACTACGGCATCTATCTGCCGCACGCGCCGAGCAATGCGCCCAAGCCCGAGCGCGGTACGTTTCCCGACGTGCCGACCGCGACGTTCGCGGAGTTCGCCGCGCGTTACGAGACGATGTACGGTGAGCCGCTGCCGGACTGCTGGCACGACGACCGCAGCGTCAGCCTCAACCGGCGCGTCATCGACCAGCGGATCGGCAGACTGCTGATGCAGGAGACCGGCGGCAATCTCGAACTGTTGAGCGGCGATGGCACGGTGGAATTCGCCATCAATTCGATCGCGGTGTCGGCCATCACGTTCATCGCGGAAACCGGCGCATTCTATGTGCGCGAACTGCCCGGCGAACTGACCGATGAGGAAAAGGTCGCGCTGGTCACGACCCTGGTGCAGCACCGCTTTCTTCGCGTCGCCGGCTAG